The following are encoded in a window of Bradyrhizobium guangdongense genomic DNA:
- a CDS encoding efflux RND transporter periplasmic adaptor subunit — MLGAQDELKLTEPQARNLGVRLAHPIASRTDLTLPYPVQIVIPTPQLWVVSAPVAGMVASLPVGRGDRISAGQPLVVLESPSFVSQQRDYLHAIAQEQLATQQLKRNMDLFDGKAVPQRVLEASQAEARQATLVVAERRQMLRLSGMSDEAISRLVEETAISATLTVNAPQTASVVDLVVSPGQRLEQSAPLVKLARLSPLWAEIAVPAASIRAIRAGARVEIEGYSTPGKVVLVSETIDPATQTILVRAEVPNNGELHPGQTAAARIGFLSAGESAWEIPYAGLVRRGEQTSVFVAFDGGFRLVPITLLAEDQDHVVISGPITERDEIAIGGISALRGILSGLGQ, encoded by the coding sequence ATGCTTGGAGCGCAGGACGAACTCAAGCTGACCGAGCCGCAGGCGAGAAATCTTGGCGTACGCCTCGCTCATCCCATCGCGAGCCGGACCGACCTGACGCTGCCCTATCCCGTCCAGATCGTGATCCCTACGCCGCAATTGTGGGTCGTCAGCGCCCCCGTGGCCGGCATGGTCGCCAGCCTCCCCGTCGGCCGCGGCGATCGCATCTCGGCCGGCCAGCCGCTGGTCGTCCTCGAAAGTCCAAGCTTCGTCTCCCAGCAGCGCGACTATTTGCACGCGATCGCGCAGGAGCAGCTGGCAACCCAGCAGCTCAAACGCAACATGGATCTGTTCGACGGCAAGGCCGTGCCGCAACGCGTGCTCGAGGCGAGCCAGGCCGAGGCCCGCCAGGCCACCCTTGTGGTTGCCGAACGCCGGCAGATGCTGCGCCTGAGCGGAATGTCCGACGAAGCCATTTCACGGCTGGTCGAGGAAACCGCGATCAGCGCCACGCTGACGGTCAATGCGCCGCAAACCGCATCCGTGGTCGACCTCGTGGTGTCGCCGGGGCAGCGGCTCGAGCAATCCGCGCCGCTGGTCAAGCTGGCCCGCCTGTCGCCGCTCTGGGCCGAAATCGCGGTTCCCGCGGCGAGCATTCGAGCGATCCGCGCCGGCGCGAGGGTCGAGATCGAGGGCTATTCCACGCCCGGAAAGGTCGTGCTGGTCTCCGAGACGATCGATCCCGCCACCCAGACCATCCTGGTCCGTGCGGAAGTCCCCAATAACGGCGAGCTGCATCCCGGCCAGACGGCCGCGGCTCGCATCGGTTTTCTCTCCGCCGGCGAAAGCGCCTGGGAGATTCCTTACGCCGGTCTCGTCCGTCGTGGTGAACAGACGTCAGTCTTCGTCGCCTTTGATGGCGGCTTCCGGCTCGTCCCGATCACGCTCCTTGCCGAAGACCAGGACCATGTCGTGATATCCGGCCCGATCACCGAGCGCGACGAGATCGCGATCGGCGGCATCTCCGCGCTCCGCGGCATTCTCTCGGGGCTGGGGCAATAA
- the ppx gene encoding exopolyphosphatase, with translation MKRPRKRGTSVAVIDIGSNSVRLVVYEALARSLIPIFNEKTLCGLGREVQSTGLLAPDAVDKALTSLKRFRALCRVMQVGRVFAIATAACRDASNGPDFIAKAERICAVNIEILSGPREAKLSALGVISGVHNPDGIVGDLGGGSLELIDVRRNRVRSGVTLPLGGLALQDLAHKSLKRADRIVREALDEVPQLTAGSGRTFYAVGGTWRALARIHIIQSGYPLQVMHGYSIQAAEALDFVRRLRRLAAADMLADIEVVADARRPLLTYAALVLEHIIRVAKPKTIVFSTFGVREGLLHEKLPESERNKDGLICAAEELNQLLSRSAQHARELIAWTDRLARVVKLRETEEDRRLRHTACLLSDIGWRVHPDHRGEQTLSLVVNANFGAIDHRERAFVGLSVFYRYAGLSEENQPPLTMQELLTPAQLERARLLGAAFRVAHLISAARPGVLPATHFRSRGRSLTLVFEHRLGDLVADRVGSRFKQLARLVGRSGSIVRR, from the coding sequence GTGAAACGCCCGCGCAAGCGTGGCACTAGCGTCGCGGTCATCGACATCGGCTCCAATTCGGTTCGTCTCGTCGTCTACGAGGCGCTGGCGCGGAGCCTGATTCCGATCTTCAACGAGAAGACGCTGTGCGGCCTCGGACGCGAGGTGCAGAGCACCGGCCTGCTTGCGCCCGACGCCGTCGACAAGGCGCTGACGTCGCTGAAGCGTTTCCGCGCGCTGTGCCGCGTCATGCAGGTCGGCCGCGTATTCGCGATCGCAACTGCGGCCTGCCGTGACGCTTCCAACGGCCCCGATTTCATCGCGAAGGCGGAGCGCATCTGCGCCGTGAACATCGAAATCCTGTCGGGGCCGCGCGAAGCAAAGCTGTCGGCGCTCGGCGTGATCTCGGGTGTGCACAATCCCGACGGCATCGTCGGCGATCTCGGCGGCGGTTCGCTGGAACTGATCGACGTGCGCAGGAACCGGGTACGGAGCGGCGTGACGCTGCCGCTCGGTGGTCTCGCGCTCCAGGACCTCGCCCACAAATCGCTCAAGCGCGCCGACCGCATCGTGCGCGAGGCGCTCGACGAGGTCCCACAGCTCACGGCCGGCAGCGGCCGCACCTTCTATGCCGTCGGCGGCACCTGGCGCGCGCTGGCGCGCATCCACATCATCCAGAGCGGCTATCCTCTCCAGGTGATGCACGGCTATTCCATACAAGCGGCCGAGGCGCTGGATTTTGTCCGCCGGCTGCGGCGCCTCGCCGCCGCCGACATGCTCGCCGACATCGAGGTCGTCGCGGATGCGCGGCGCCCTCTCCTCACCTATGCAGCGCTCGTGCTCGAGCACATCATCCGCGTCGCAAAACCCAAGACCATCGTGTTCTCGACCTTCGGCGTGCGCGAGGGCCTGCTGCACGAGAAGTTGCCGGAGTCCGAACGCAACAAGGACGGCCTGATCTGCGCGGCCGAGGAGCTGAACCAGCTTCTGTCGCGCTCGGCGCAGCACGCGCGCGAGCTGATCGCCTGGACCGACCGGCTGGCGCGCGTCGTGAAGCTGCGCGAGACCGAGGAGGATCGCCGTCTGCGCCACACGGCCTGTCTGCTGTCCGACATCGGCTGGCGCGTCCATCCCGATCATCGCGGCGAGCAGACGCTGAGTCTCGTGGTCAACGCCAATTTCGGCGCGATCGATCACCGCGAACGCGCCTTCGTCGGACTGTCGGTGTTCTATCGCTATGCGGGTCTCAGCGAAGAGAACCAGCCGCCGCTGACGATGCAGGAATTGCTGACGCCGGCGCAGCTCGAACGCGCCCGCCTGCTCGGCGCTGCGTTCCGCGTCGCGCATCTGATCTCGGCCGCACGTCCGGGCGTGCTGCCGGCCACGCATTTTCGCAGCCGGGGCCGCAGTCTGACGCTGGTCTTCGAGCACCGGCTCGGCGATCTCGTCGCCGACCGGGTCGGCAGCCGCTTCAAGCAGCTCGCCCGCCTGGTCGGACGATCCGGCTCGATCGTCAGACGCTGA